A single region of the Silene latifolia isolate original U9 population chromosome 8, ASM4854445v1, whole genome shotgun sequence genome encodes:
- the LOC141597447 gene encoding uncharacterized protein LOC141597447, with product MARGGGRQRGGYSEGGSSSREQEEDVDRSTTEVSEEEEEEVGVPRHTDGRMILDPNGLWFRSQTVVRGVTNSTQENMTHGVTCWSNASDEDKEMWFNNFRRVFYWPTDLERLVWQRYNNIGKKRLRDNMYKVSKRKKAPSFMKGSSYEEYTKYRNSPEFKEASARNKINRKGGDKDAEVEPTHYGGSQSFHDRVVLDTKKNKGKVPTIVDLFVDTHAKKTSKGKLIFAKEKDQQLYEQFLVRRKNNPEIDDNELWFDLVEGFQRGDVYGAGSAKEIFYPPTRRRGSISSQQQPYTPSVVSVLQAQLAARERQDAERERWDAERDAEIRRMKEEMERMNSFFANCNTGWHPQPKDPRDPNFGGSSGAGASFPVM from the exons ATGGCTCGTGGAGGAGGAAGGCAGCGCGGAGGCTATAGTGAGGGAGGTAGTAGCTCCCGAGAGCAGGAGGAGGACGTTGACCGTTCTACTACGGAggtgagtgaggaggaggaggaggaggttggtGTACCCCGACATACTGACGGCAGGATGATCCTTGATCCGAATGGTCTAtg gtttagaagtcaaacagttgttcgtggtgtgactaatagcacccaagagaacatgacacacggcgttacttgttggagtaacgctagtgatgaagataaggagatgtggttcaacaacttccgg cgtgtgttctattggccaaccgaccttgagcgcctagtttggcaaaggtataataacattggcaagaagaggctaagggacaacatgtataaggtgtctaagaggaagaaggcgccatctttcatgaaag GTTCGTCATATGAGGAATATACCAAGTACCGGAACAGTCCTGAGTTCAAGGAAGCATCGGCCCGGAACAAGATTAACAGGAAAGGAGGAGATAAGGACGCGGAAGTTGAGCCTACTCATTATGGAGGGTCTCAATCTTTTCATGATCGTGTGGTGTTAGAT accaagaagaataagggtaaggtacccacgattgttgatctctttgttgacactcacgcaaagaagacaagcaagggcaagttgatcttcgcgaaggaaaaagatcaacagttatat gaacaattccttgtccgtaggaagaacaacccggaaattgatgacaatgagctatggtttgatcttgttgaggggttccaaagaggagatgtgtatggagccgggtcggcaaaggagattttctaccctcctacaagaagaagagggtcaatttcatcccaacaacaaccttataccccaagtgtcgtgagtgtgctccaagctcaattagccgccagggagaggcaggatgccgagagggagaggtgggatgccgagagagatgctgaaattcggaggatgaaggaggaaatggaacggatgaactccttcttcgccaattgcaacactgggtggcacccgcaaccaaaggatcctagagatcctaatTTTGGAGGTAgtagtggagcgggagcaagtttccctgttatgtag